TGGAAGGAAGACAACCGCCAGTCCGAACATGAGTACCGGCCCGACGACCCAGTTCTGCACCAGCGACAGGCCTAGTATGCGCCAGTTACGGAAGACGCTGCCCAGCTCCTCGTAGCGGACCTTGGCCAGCGGCGGGTACATCATGAGGATGAGCCCGATGGCGATCGGAATGGACGTGGTTCCGACGCTGAAGCGGTTGAGGAAGGGCTCAATGCCAGGAAGCAGATACCCGCTCCCGACGCCGACCGCCATGGCGAGGAATATCCACAGTGTCAGAAAGCGGTCGAGGAAGCTCAGCCGTTTCGGTTGCCTCTCCGGCGCCAGTCCACCGGTGGTAGCCGCAGAAGCCGTATCCCTGCTCATCGATCTCTCCCGTGCTGACGCTGCTGCATCAGACGATGACCCTCCGGACAACAGCCACCGGAACGACGAACGCTGCGCGCGTACCCGAGATCGGCTTTGGCCTGGGGCAGCAGGCGAGCACAGACGGTGAGGCACGCCAGCAGTTTGCTGTGCAGCGCGTTCTGCGCTGGCGCCAGCTCGTAGAACATCCAGAGGCCGTGCTGCCGCGGCTCGACGAACCCCGAGCGACGCAGGTACCCGAGGTGTCGCGACACGGTGGGCTGCGG
This genomic stretch from Deltaproteobacteria bacterium harbors:
- a CDS encoding winged helix-turn-helix transcriptional regulator is translated as MERVRQRIESAPVRRGTGTIASKAPAGVDLMFRAFADRTRLRILQLLQHGPLCVGDLVAILRAPQPTVSRHLGYLRRSGFVEPRQHGLWMFYELAPAQNALHSKLLACLTVCARLLPQAKADLGYARSVRRSGGCCPEGHRLMQQRQHGRDR